One window from the genome of Haloprofundus halobius encodes:
- a CDS encoding acetyl-CoA carboxylase biotin carboxylase subunit: MFSKVLVANRGEIAVRVMRACKELGVRTVAIYSDADKNGGHVRYADEAYNVGPARAADSYLDQEAILDAARKAGADAIHPGYGFLAENAEFARNVEESEFTWIGPSADAMERLGEKTKARALMQEADVPVVPGTTEPVDSPEQVKEIADEYGYPVAIKAEGGGGGRGLKVVRSEDEVEEQLETAQREGEAYFDNASVYVEKYLEAPRHIEVQILADHHGNVRHLGERDCSLQRRHQKVIEEAPSPALTDDLRERIGEAARRGVAEADYTNAGTVEFLVEDGEYFFMEVNTRIQVEHTVSEEITGLDIVKWQLRVAAGEELDFEQDDVEIEGHAIEFRINAEKAAQEFAPATGKLKTYDPAGGIGVRIDDAMRQGDEIGGDYDSMIAKLIVAASDREECLVRSERALAEYDIEGIETIIPFHRLMLTDEAFIEGEHTTKYLDEELDRERIEQAVEKWGPTDAGDDDGDEEVTEREFTVEVNGKRFEVNLEERGAPAIPVSGGNSSGNSARAPPKAKDDGGDDEVVVEGDGETVTAEMQGTILSVDVEEGDEVAAGDVVCVLEAMKMENDVATERGGTITQVVVSEGESVDMGDVLVVIE; the protein is encoded by the coding sequence ATGTTCAGTAAGGTTCTCGTCGCCAACCGTGGTGAAATCGCGGTGCGCGTGATGCGCGCCTGCAAGGAACTCGGCGTCCGAACCGTCGCCATCTACAGCGACGCGGACAAAAACGGCGGTCACGTCCGTTACGCCGACGAAGCGTACAACGTCGGCCCCGCCCGCGCGGCCGACTCCTATCTCGACCAGGAGGCCATCCTCGACGCCGCGCGGAAAGCCGGCGCCGACGCCATCCACCCCGGCTACGGCTTCCTCGCGGAGAACGCCGAGTTCGCTCGCAACGTCGAAGAGAGCGAGTTCACGTGGATCGGCCCCTCCGCCGACGCGATGGAGCGCCTCGGCGAGAAGACGAAGGCGCGCGCGCTGATGCAGGAAGCCGACGTCCCCGTCGTCCCCGGGACGACCGAACCCGTCGACTCGCCCGAGCAGGTCAAAGAGATAGCCGACGAGTACGGCTACCCGGTCGCCATCAAAGCCGAAGGCGGCGGCGGCGGCCGCGGCCTGAAAGTCGTCCGAAGCGAGGACGAGGTCGAAGAGCAACTCGAAACCGCCCAGCGCGAGGGCGAGGCGTACTTCGACAACGCGTCGGTGTACGTCGAGAAGTACCTCGAAGCGCCGCGACACATCGAGGTCCAGATTCTCGCCGACCACCACGGCAACGTCCGCCACCTCGGCGAGCGCGACTGCTCGCTGCAGCGCCGCCACCAGAAGGTCATCGAGGAGGCTCCCTCGCCCGCGCTCACCGATGACCTGCGAGAACGCATCGGCGAGGCGGCCCGCCGCGGCGTCGCCGAGGCCGACTACACGAACGCCGGGACGGTGGAGTTCCTCGTCGAGGACGGCGAGTACTTCTTCATGGAGGTCAACACCCGGATTCAGGTCGAACACACCGTCTCGGAGGAGATCACCGGTCTCGACATCGTCAAGTGGCAACTGCGCGTCGCCGCCGGCGAGGAACTCGACTTCGAGCAGGACGACGTCGAAATCGAGGGTCACGCCATCGAGTTCCGCATCAACGCCGAGAAGGCCGCCCAGGAGTTCGCGCCCGCGACGGGCAAACTCAAGACGTACGACCCCGCCGGTGGCATCGGCGTCCGCATCGACGACGCGATGCGACAGGGCGACGAAATCGGCGGCGACTACGACTCGATGATCGCGAAACTCATCGTCGCGGCGTCGGACCGCGAGGAGTGTCTGGTGCGCTCCGAGCGCGCGCTCGCCGAGTACGACATCGAGGGTATCGAGACCATCATCCCGTTCCACCGCCTGATGCTCACCGACGAGGCGTTCATCGAAGGCGAGCACACGACGAAGTACCTCGACGAGGAACTCGACCGCGAGCGCATCGAACAGGCCGTCGAGAAGTGGGGCCCGACCGACGCCGGCGACGACGACGGTGACGAGGAAGTCACCGAACGCGAGTTCACCGTCGAGGTCAACGGCAAGCGCTTCGAGGTGAACCTCGAAGAGCGCGGCGCGCCCGCCATCCCCGTCTCGGGTGGCAACTCCAGCGGCAACAGCGCGCGTGCTCCACCGAAAGCGAAAGACGACGGCGGCGACGACGAAGTCGTCGTCGAGGGCGACGGCGAGACGGTCACCGCCGAGATGCAGGGGACGATTCTCTCCGTCGACGTCGAGGAGGGCGACGAAGTCGCCGCCGGCGACGTGGTCTGCGTGCTGGAGGCGATGAAGATGGAGAACGACGTCGCGACCGAACGCGGCGGGACGATCACGCAGGTCGTCGTCTCCGAGGGCGAGAGCGTCGACATGGGCGACGTGCTCGTCGTCATCGAGTAG
- a CDS encoding biotin--[acetyl-CoA-carboxylase] ligase, translating into MSDTRRVVLDALADGTVSGPALAERLGVSRAAVWKQIEALRDEGFTVESTDVGYQVTDVPEYGGSAVAFGLNAPVSVEYHDSLGSTNDRGRELAAAGAADVAVLADEQVGGRGRLSREWTAPSGGVWLSLVLRPSRPPAHVPLFTLAAAVATTRAAREAGVPAEIKWPNDVLVPGGDDEGDRGDEGDALGRGGRKLAGILTEMEGEADRVSWLVVGIGVNANIDAASLPPEATSVREEAGDVERRLFVQRLVEEFYALRENADAVLPAWREHSATLGQRVRVETPGGVVVGEAVDVVHPGALVVATDDGEVTVHAGDCEHLRSV; encoded by the coding sequence ATGAGCGACACACGGCGGGTGGTACTGGACGCGCTGGCAGACGGGACGGTCTCCGGGCCGGCGCTCGCCGAGCGACTCGGCGTCTCGCGGGCGGCGGTGTGGAAGCAGATAGAGGCGCTCAGAGACGAGGGATTCACCGTCGAGAGCACCGACGTCGGATACCAGGTGACGGACGTGCCGGAGTACGGCGGGTCGGCGGTCGCGTTCGGCCTCAACGCGCCAGTATCCGTCGAGTACCACGACAGCCTCGGCAGTACGAACGACCGTGGCCGCGAACTGGCCGCAGCGGGCGCGGCAGACGTGGCCGTTCTCGCCGACGAACAGGTCGGCGGGCGTGGCCGACTCAGCCGCGAGTGGACCGCCCCGAGCGGCGGCGTCTGGCTCTCGCTTGTGCTCCGACCCTCGCGGCCGCCCGCCCACGTGCCGCTTTTCACCCTCGCGGCCGCCGTCGCCACGACACGTGCGGCCCGAGAGGCCGGCGTCCCGGCCGAGATCAAGTGGCCGAACGACGTGCTCGTCCCCGGCGGAGACGACGAGGGCGACAGAGGCGACGAGGGCGACGCGCTCGGCCGCGGCGGCCGGAAACTCGCGGGCATCCTCACCGAGATGGAGGGCGAAGCCGACCGGGTCTCGTGGCTGGTCGTCGGTATCGGCGTCAACGCCAACATCGACGCCGCGTCGCTCCCGCCGGAAGCGACGAGCGTCCGCGAGGAGGCCGGCGATGTGGAGCGACGGCTGTTCGTTCAGCGCCTCGTCGAGGAGTTCTACGCGCTCCGCGAGAACGCCGACGCCGTGCTTCCGGCGTGGCGCGAGCACAGCGCCACGCTCGGCCAGCGCGTTCGCGTCGAGACGCCGGGCGGGGTCGTCGTGGGCGAGGCCGTCGACGTGGTACACCCGGGTGCACTCGTCGTCGCCACCGACGACGGCGAGGTGACGGTCCACGCCGGCGACTGCGAGCACCTCCGCTCGGTGTAG
- a CDS encoding universal stress protein, translating into MGMYERILVPTDGSDGVRRAVGHAVDLAEAHNATIHAIYVVNTASYAGLPMESSWDGIDEMLRSDAEAAVEEVRRIAGERGVPVEAAVVDGSPSREIVSYAEREDCDLIVMGTHGRGGIDRLLLGSVAEKVVRGSNVPVLTVHVGDEAPGQPA; encoded by the coding sequence ATGGGGATGTACGAACGGATTCTCGTTCCGACCGACGGCTCAGATGGCGTCCGACGTGCGGTCGGCCACGCCGTCGACCTCGCGGAGGCACACAACGCGACGATTCACGCCATCTACGTCGTCAACACGGCGAGTTACGCGGGCCTGCCCATGGAGTCATCGTGGGACGGCATCGACGAGATGCTCCGCAGCGACGCCGAAGCAGCCGTCGAGGAGGTTCGCCGAATCGCCGGCGAACGTGGCGTCCCCGTCGAGGCCGCCGTCGTCGACGGCTCGCCCAGCCGCGAGATCGTCAGCTACGCCGAACGCGAAGACTGTGACCTAATCGTGATGGGCACGCACGGGCGCGGCGGCATCGACCGCCTGCTCCTCGGGAGCGTCGCGGAGAAGGTCGTCCGCGGCTCGAACGTGCCGGTGCTGACCGTCCACGTCGGCGACGAAGCGCCCGGCCAACCGGCCTGA